In Haliaeetus albicilla chromosome 20, bHalAlb1.1, whole genome shotgun sequence, a genomic segment contains:
- the VSTM5 gene encoding V-set and transmembrane domain-containing protein 5 isoform X2, with protein MYIPFMVSRKKEKRQSIIRPLLKQTTEIAPGGVSLVVPQPNINATVAQNILLSVQYSCRGVATIEWKHVSSWGTTKIVEWKSGNYVNISTVYKDRVTTFENGSIQLLNVGMRDAGYYFITVTEEYGTNAYGTIIVNVYEIIYEDLHFVAVLFAFLAAVSAILICFMWLCNKSLHLFQKKTAHKLTASTTEEIELETIEC; from the exons ATGTATATTCCTTTTATGgtcagcagaaagaaagagaaacgGCAAAGCATAATCCGTCCTCTCCTAAAACAGACCACTGAGATAG CTCCCGGAGGAGTGTCGTTAGTTGTCCCACAACCCAACATCAACGCAACAGTGGCACAAAACATCCTCCTCTCAGTTCAATACTCTTGCAGAGGCGTCGCCACCATTGAGTGGAAGCACGTGTCGAGCTGGGGCACCACCAAAATTGTTGAGTGGAAAAGTGGGAATTACGTCAACATATCCACTGTCTACAAGGACAGAGTAACAACTTTTGAAAATGGCTCTATACAGCTTCTGAATGTGGGCATGAGAGATGCTGGCTACTACTTTATCACTGTAACAGAGGAGTATGGAACCAATGCCTATGGCACCATCATAGTCAACGTTTATG AGATTATCTATGAAGATTTACATTTTGTAGCAgttctttttgcatttctcGCTGCAGTGTCTGCCATTTTGATCTGCTTCATGTGGCTGTGTAATAAATCTCTGCATCTATTTCAGAAGAAGACGGCACACAAACTAACAG CAAGTACAACTGAAGAGATTGAATTGGAAACCATTGAGTGTTAG
- the VSTM5 gene encoding V-set and transmembrane domain-containing protein 5 isoform X1: MRPLRGCRGRGVVVGTVTLCLAAGWALRTPGGVSLVVPQPNINATVAQNILLSVQYSCRGVATIEWKHVSSWGTTKIVEWKSGNYVNISTVYKDRVTTFENGSIQLLNVGMRDAGYYFITVTEEYGTNAYGTIIVNVYEIIYEDLHFVAVLFAFLAAVSAILICFMWLCNKSLHLFQKKTAHKLTASTTEEIELETIEC, from the exons ATGAGACCGCTCCGGGGCTGCCGGGGACGGGGCGTCGTCGTGGGCACCGTCACCCTCTGCCTGGCCGCCGGGTGGGCTCTGCGGA CTCCCGGAGGAGTGTCGTTAGTTGTCCCACAACCCAACATCAACGCAACAGTGGCACAAAACATCCTCCTCTCAGTTCAATACTCTTGCAGAGGCGTCGCCACCATTGAGTGGAAGCACGTGTCGAGCTGGGGCACCACCAAAATTGTTGAGTGGAAAAGTGGGAATTACGTCAACATATCCACTGTCTACAAGGACAGAGTAACAACTTTTGAAAATGGCTCTATACAGCTTCTGAATGTGGGCATGAGAGATGCTGGCTACTACTTTATCACTGTAACAGAGGAGTATGGAACCAATGCCTATGGCACCATCATAGTCAACGTTTATG AGATTATCTATGAAGATTTACATTTTGTAGCAgttctttttgcatttctcGCTGCAGTGTCTGCCATTTTGATCTGCTTCATGTGGCTGTGTAATAAATCTCTGCATCTATTTCAGAAGAAGACGGCACACAAACTAACAG CAAGTACAACTGAAGAGATTGAATTGGAAACCATTGAGTGTTAG